One Pagrus major chromosome 11, Pma_NU_1.0 genomic region harbors:
- the fsd1 gene encoding fibronectin type III and SPRY domain-containing protein 1 — protein sequence MGDQKESLRKITHTLALKNEEISNFVCTLKQSLDNLEANSNRVQGDLESEFTSLHSVLDEMKESMLTRIKQERASRTYELQSQLSACSKALESSEELLELANQTMCSSQTDGFNQAAKDIKDSVTMAPAFRLSLKAKASDNMSHLMVDFSQERGMLQSLKFLPVPATPEIQVSECQVCDNTVSIVWTLPEPDSKIDHYILEHRRTNHEGPPRIREDYPWMVLEGIKEMEHTLTGLRFDTRYMTFRVRACNKAVAGEFSEPVTLETHAFTFKLDAASSHQNLKVEDLSVEWDSSGGKIQEMRKEKNRTNSPMHSPARSALMSPKRAPTARPGRDRFTAESYTVLADTMIDAGQQYWEVKFDKESKAFAVGVALRSLGRFDQLGKSSASWCIHLNNWLQQSLTAKHNNKARTLDCPIPNSIGVYVNYDEGVLSFYNSKTKQLMHTFKTKFQQPVIPAFMVWNGTFSVVTGLQVPSIVQSGQRKNSGTSSSNASLT from the exons ATGGGGGACCAGAAG GAGTCACTGCGTAAGATCACCCACACGCTGGCGTTGAAGAATGAGGAGATTTCCAACTTCGTCTGCACTCTCAAGCAGAGCCTCGACAACTTAGAG GCGAACTCCAACAGAGTCCAGGGGGACCTGGAGTCTGAGTTCACCTCCCTCCACTCCGTTCTGGACGAGATGAAGGAAAGCATGTTGACGCGTATCAAACAGGAGAGAGCCAGCCGCACGTATGAGCTGCAG AGTCAGCTGAGCGCCTGCTCCAAAGCCCTGGAGAGttcagaggagctgctggagctggccAATCAGACGATGTGCTCCTCTCAGACAGACGGTTTCAACCAG GCGGCCAAAGACATTAAGGATAG CGTGACAATGGCTCCAGCCTTTCGCCTCTCCCTCAAGGCTAAAGCCAGTGACAATATGAGTCACTTGATGGTGGATTTCAGCCAGGAGAGGGGGATGTTGCAGAGCCTCAAGTTTCTCCCAG tTCCCGCCACTCCTGAGATCCAGGTGTCAGAGTGCCAGGTCTGCGATAACACGGTGAGCATAGTTTGGACCCTACCGGAGCCCGACAGCAAGATAGACCACTACATACTAGAGCATCGACGCACAAATCACGAGGGCCCGCCGCGCATCAGAGAGGACTACCCCTGGATGGTGTTGGAGGGGATAAAAGAGAtggaacacacactcacag gTCTGCGCTTCGACACCCGCTACATGACGTTCAGAGTGAGAGCGTGTAACAAGGCCGTGGCAGGAGAGTTCTCTGAGCCGGTTACACTAGAAACACACG CTTTCACCTTCAAGCTGGACGCTGCTTCGTCCCACCAGAACCTGAAGGTGGAGGACCTGAGTGTGGAGTGGGACAGCAGTGGAGGAAAGATACAGGAAATGCGCAAGGAAAAGAACCGAACCAACTCCCCCATGCACTCTCCAGCCAG ATCAGCCCTGATGTCACCTAAGAGAGCACCGACAGCCCGGCCCGGCAGAGACAGATTCACAGCAGAGTCCTACACAGTTCTGG CTGACACCATGATTGACGCTGGCCAGCAGTACTGGGAGGTGAAGTTCGACAAGGAGAGCAAAGCCTTCGCTGTGGGCGTCGCACTGCGGAGCCTCGGCCGATTCGACCAGCTGGGGAAAAGCAGCGCGTCTTGGTGCATCCACCTGAACAACTGGCTGCAGCAGAGCCTCACAGCCAAGCACAACAACAAGGCTCGGACACTGGACTGTCCCATCCCAAACAGTATAGGGGTCTACGTCAACTATGACGAAG GTGTTCTGTCTTTCTACAACTCCAAAACTAAACAGCTGATGCACACCTTCAAAACCAAGTTCCAGCAGCCAGTCATACCAGCTTTCATG GTGTGGAACGGCACTTTCTCAGTCGTGACGGGCCTGCAGGTTCCCAGTATTGTGCAGAGCGGCCAGAGGAAGAACAGCGGCACCAGCAGCTCCAACGCCAGCCTCACCTAG